One genomic window of Syntrophotaleaceae bacterium includes the following:
- a CDS encoding biopolymer transporter ExbD: MRRDLYDQKVMDDINVTPLLDLAWTLLVVFIIAVTSAVQGIKINLPKASNVVSEVKPSTKAITVAADGQIYLDSYPVTMAELETMLRQYKAADPNLPVVVRGDEQVFYSQIIGILDVLMKLDITQLGLVTQKLVK; the protein is encoded by the coding sequence ATGAGACGCGATCTTTACGACCAGAAGGTGATGGACGATATCAACGTCACCCCTTTGCTCGACCTGGCCTGGACCCTGCTCGTGGTCTTCATTATCGCCGTGACCTCCGCCGTGCAGGGGATCAAGATCAACCTGCCCAAGGCGAGCAATGTGGTCAGCGAGGTCAAGCCGAGCACCAAGGCGATCACCGTGGCCGCCGACGGACAGATCTACCTGGACAGCTACCCGGTGACCATGGCCGAACTCGAAACCATGCTGCGGCAGTACAAGGCCGCCGACCCCAATCTGCCGGTGGTGGTCCGCGGCGACGAACAGGTGTTTTACAGCCAGATCATCGGCATACTCGATGTGCTGATGAAACTCGACATCACTCAGTTGGGTCTGGTGACGCAGAAGTTGGTTAAATAG
- a CDS encoding DUF2341 domain-containing protein produces MFLNGFNKKIAIWMLLGLVLGMMPGAASAWWDKNWQFRQKITLDAGAAGLAESQTDMPVLVRLHSGNFDFSSGKEDGTDLRFVDADDKTPLKYHVERFSVAEEMALVWVKVPRLTAGSVQETIWMYWGNAQAADAQDAGGTFDADQALVYHFDQAEGAPRDATAYGNHPGTFSGALGVPGLAGNGLSLRQDGDRISIPSSPSLDFSAGFTFAVWIRPADAQNNAVLFQGGNEERSLQISVDGLRPYVRMAAGETVVALQMAGDLTAGSWQHLAVTITPERAVTLYLDGRESGSGSIPFALSRFPGDLALGGAPDGTRSFRGDLDDVILGRAARSPGWFTALYQSQGPTSALLGYGSIEAGEGSGVSSLLIATVADNITADGWIIIGLLFLLGALSVMLLVNKTYAFRLMQRENEQFLNAFSHAHDLDALYGKEEEYGNSPLFTIFRKGVEDLRQWGEKHAHLENPKLSSKAFNIFRTVLENGYMEQNRRINNGLVLLTLAISGGPFLGLLGTVWGVMNTFAALALAGEASIMAIAPGVASALATTVAGLIVAIPALFGYNFLASKVKIIAADLGLFVDQFANMVDQEFGD; encoded by the coding sequence GTGTTTTTAAATGGTTTTAACAAAAAAATCGCGATCTGGATGCTGCTGGGGCTTGTGCTCGGGATGATGCCGGGGGCGGCATCGGCCTGGTGGGACAAGAACTGGCAGTTTCGGCAGAAAATCACCCTCGATGCCGGCGCCGCCGGTCTCGCCGAAAGCCAGACCGACATGCCGGTGCTGGTGCGGCTGCATTCGGGCAACTTCGATTTCAGCAGCGGCAAGGAGGACGGGACCGATCTGCGCTTCGTCGATGCGGATGACAAGACCCCGCTGAAATACCACGTCGAGCGGTTCAGTGTTGCTGAGGAGATGGCGCTGGTCTGGGTCAAGGTGCCCCGACTCACCGCAGGCTCGGTGCAAGAAACAATCTGGATGTACTGGGGCAACGCGCAGGCAGCCGATGCCCAGGACGCGGGCGGAACCTTCGACGCCGACCAGGCGCTGGTCTATCACTTTGACCAGGCGGAAGGAGCCCCCCGCGACGCCACCGCCTACGGCAATCACCCCGGAACCTTCAGCGGAGCGCTCGGGGTTCCAGGTTTGGCCGGCAACGGCCTCAGCCTTCGCCAGGACGGCGACCGGATTTCCATCCCGTCCTCACCTTCCCTCGATTTCAGCGCCGGCTTTACCTTTGCCGTCTGGATTCGGCCTGCGGATGCCCAGAACAATGCCGTACTGTTTCAGGGCGGCAATGAAGAGCGCAGTCTGCAGATTTCCGTCGACGGTCTGCGCCCCTATGTCCGCATGGCCGCCGGGGAGACCGTCGTCGCCCTGCAGATGGCAGGCGACCTGACCGCCGGGTCCTGGCAGCATCTGGCGGTGACAATCACCCCCGAGCGGGCGGTAACCCTCTATCTCGACGGCCGCGAGTCCGGAAGCGGTTCCATTCCCTTCGCCCTGTCCCGGTTCCCCGGCGATCTGGCGCTCGGCGGCGCCCCCGACGGCACCCGTTCCTTCCGGGGAGATCTGGACGACGTGATCCTGGGGCGGGCCGCCCGGTCGCCCGGGTGGTTCACCGCGCTCTATCAGAGCCAGGGGCCGACCAGCGCACTGCTCGGCTACGGCAGCATCGAAGCCGGTGAAGGCAGCGGCGTCTCCTCCCTGCTTATCGCCACCGTGGCCGACAACATCACCGCCGACGGCTGGATCATCATCGGCCTGCTCTTTCTGCTCGGTGCTCTGAGCGTCATGCTGCTGGTCAACAAGACCTACGCCTTCCGCCTGATGCAGCGGGAAAACGAGCAGTTCCTGAACGCCTTCAGCCATGCCCATGATCTCGACGCCCTTTACGGGAAGGAGGAGGAATACGGCAATTCCCCCCTGTTCACCATCTTCCGCAAGGGGGTGGAGGATCTGCGCCAGTGGGGTGAAAAGCATGCCCACCTGGAGAATCCGAAACTCTCGTCCAAGGCTTTCAACATCTTCCGCACCGTTCTCGAGAACGGCTACATGGAGCAGAACCGCCGCATCAACAACGGCCTGGTACTGCTGACCCTGGCCATCAGCGGCGGCCCTTTCCTCGGGTTGCTCGGCACCGTCTGGGGGGTCATGAACACCTTCGCCGCCCTGGCGTTGGCGGGGGAAGCCAGCATCATGGCCATCGCACCGGGGGTCGCCTCGGCCCTCGCAACCACCGTCGCCGGCCTGATCGTGGCCATCCCGGCCCTGTTCGGCTACAACTTCCTGGCCAGCAAGGTGAAGATCATCGCCGCCGACCTCGGCCTGTTCGTCGACCAGTTCGCCAACATGGTGGACCAGGAATTCGGGGACTGA